In one Rutidosis leptorrhynchoides isolate AG116_Rl617_1_P2 chromosome 8, CSIRO_AGI_Rlap_v1, whole genome shotgun sequence genomic region, the following are encoded:
- the LOC139863601 gene encoding uncharacterized protein: MKALLKDLPTLTAPIAGETLILYLAVSKEAVSSVLVAERGDAQMSIYFVSKALSGSELNYLPIEKLVYALVVTARRLRRLTKWAIELGEHEIAYCARSAIKGQVMANYLAETAADMPAIWLILTGPHLEEHTYALLFNFKVTNNEAEYEALLAGMRIARELGVKKLQAYVDSHLFANQINGTFDANDKSMQSYLALVHSLADTFADFRISQIPRSQNKQADLLSKLAALTFNYLEKKILVEQVFKKSTEPEMTIASVEEEEEEATWMTDIIEFLRTGSLPKGE, translated from the exons ATGAAAGCGCTCCTTAAAGACCTCCCCACCTTAACAGCGCCAATCGCTGGCGAAACCTTGATACTTTACCTCGCGGTGTCTAAGGAAGCCGTTAGTTCCGTCTTAGTCGCTGAACGGGGGGATGCTCAAATGTCGATATACTTCGTCAGCAAAGCACTATCAGGAAGCGAGCTGAATTATCTCCCCATAGAAAAACTCGTATATGCGCTCGTTGTTACCGCTCGACGTTTGCGCAG GCTAACCAAATGGGCAATAGAGCTAGGCGAGCATGAAATCGCGTACTGCGCTAGAAGCGCTATCAAGGGGCAGGTGATGGCTAATTACTTGGCCGAAACAGCCGCTGACATGCCGGCAATAT GGCTAATCCTCACCGGTCCGCATctggaagagcatacatacgcgttGCTGTTCAACTTTAAAGTAACAAACAATGAGGCAGAGTATGAAGCGCTACTAGCAGGGATGCGTATAGCTCGAGAATTAGGAGTAAAGAAGTTACAAGCTTACGTGGATTCACATCTATTTGCCAATCAGATAAACGGCACATTTGACGCCAATGACAAATCTATGCAATCATACCTGGCTCTGGTTCACTCTCTAGCCGATACATTCGCTGACTTCAGGATTAGCCAAATCCCTAGGAGCCAGAACAAGCAGGCGGATTTGCTCAGTAAGCTGGCGGCCCTCACCTTCAACTATCTAGAAAAGAAAATACTGGTGGAGCAAGTCTTCAAGAAATCCACAGAGCCAGAAATGACGATTGCGtccgttgaagaagaagaagaagaagcgacTTGGATGACAGACATCATAGAATTCCTGCGAACTGGGTCTTTGCCTAAAGGGGAGTAG
- the LOC139863602 gene encoding uncharacterized protein, translated as MANCRPQLGTKRKASADGSPRMTEISFPAIQTFNASWAPIVVQEYLPESGHGVKRLHIDNGSSVDIMYDHYFRQLPTTVRRTIKPPNTALSGFSGESVWPIGILDLKLELRDSKDKLKTRTESIEFCVVRSYSRYNAILGRTSIQKFGAVPSTIHGMVRFLTDQGVATLESAPLDALCASVSDKGSATPEEKGANEWWVIVNPEYPEQKVKIGGSLTHETKEKLRNILIANSDVFCWRDADMTGVPREIAQHYHRASINLTPIKQKKRPMAPERSEWLHREVDKLVKANILRKVNYQTWVANPVLVAKSDGTWRLCIDFKYINKACPKDNYPLPEIDWNVESLAGFRFKCFLDAYKGYHQIQMAEEDEEKTAFHTDNRPRDILLHQDAFRIKERERYLQTHYLYSIR; from the coding sequence ATGGCCAACTGCCGACCACAGCTAGGAACAAAGCGCAAAGCTAGCGCTGACGGAAGCCCGAGGATGACGGAGATATCGTTCCCCGCCATTCAGACATTCAACGCTTCCTGGGCACCCATTGTAGTGCAGGAATATCTGCCCGAGTCTGGTCATGGCGTTAAGCGCCTCCATATAGATAACGGCAGTAGCGTTGACATCATGTACGACCATTACTTCCGACAGCTGCCCACAACGGTGAGGAGAACCATCAAGCCTCCGAATACGGCATTATCCGGGTTTTCAGGAGAATCAGTGTGGCCTATCGGAATCTTGGATTTGAAGCTAGAGCTGAGAGACAGCAAAGATAAGTTAAAAACGCGCACTGAGAGCATAGAATTCTGCGTTGTGCGCTCGTACTCTAGATACAATGCTATACTAGGAAGGACTTCTATTCAGAAATTCGGCGCTGTACCATCCACAATTCACGGGATGGTTCGATTCCTGACGGATCAAGGAGTTGCCACCCTCGAGTCAGCGCCACTAGACGCCTTGTGCGCGTCTGTTTCTGACAAGGGGAGCGCTACTCCCGAAGAAAAGGGCGCGAACGAATGGTGGGTTATAGTTAATCCCGAGTATCCAGAACAGAAGGTAAAGATAGGGGGGAGCCTCACACACGAGACTAAGGAAAAGCTGAGGAACATCCTCATCGCCAATTCTGACGTGTTTTGTTGGCGCGATGCTGACATGACCGGAGTACCACGAGAGATAGCGCAGCATTACCACCGCGCCAGCATCAATCTGACCCCAATCAAGCAAAAGAAGCGGCCCATGGCACCCGAAAGAAGTGAGTGGTTGCACAGAGAAGTGGATAAGCTGGTTAAAGCCAACATATTGCGCAAAGTGAACTACCAGACATGGGTAGCCAACCCTGTGCTGGTGGCCAAGTCTGATGGAACGTGGCGGCTCTGTATTGATTTTAAATACATTAACAAAGCTTGCCCCAAAGACAATTATCCTTTGCCAGAGATAGACTGGAACGTAGAGTCGCTCGCTGGTTTTAGGTTCAAGTGCTTCCTAGACGCCTACAAAGGATATCACCAAATACAAATGGCGGAAGAAGATGAAGAGAAAACCGCGTTCCACACAGACAACAGACCAAGGGATATACTGTTACACCAAGATGCCTTTCGGATTAAAGAACGCGAGCGCTACTTACAAACGCACTATTTATACAGCATTCGCTAA